The following proteins are encoded in a genomic region of Zea mays cultivar B73 chromosome 9, Zm-B73-REFERENCE-NAM-5.0, whole genome shotgun sequence:
- the LOC103637921 gene encoding uncharacterized protein: MDMQFFPDRAHLRLRSRWHGMYLHAEEDGVRITLRRRRGTLNEAWVVHHLERNGVNYVLLHSAAYGRYLAIVSMEATPAPSSGQGQGARRTCLAVQRLYDAPGQNDVLWQFRFADDGSDDVVMRNRVYGTWHNYGDERRLMQFIVEAIPPRAEPPELPPVVWPPAVPIGGPIRRQRRRVVQAQPVLRRKIHYVRADDQGNFSPLVWRMLWFDGRSVLHLRRDLAAELGVGEANVLDITMCVRAGSNGRLTPLVIDLPFDEQAMDIVVLATDSPAAEALVHPDVAAP, from the exons ATGGACATGCAGTTCTTCCCCGACAGGGCGCACTTGCGCCTGCGGAGCCGCTGGCACGGCATGTACCTTCACGCCGAGGAAGACGGGGTGAGGATCACCCTGCGCCGGCGCCGTGGGACGCTGAACGAGGCGTGGGTGGTGCACCACCTCGAGCGCAACGGCGTCAACTACGTCCTCCTCCACAGCGCCGCCTACGGCCGTTACCTCGCCATCGTAAGCATGGAAGCGACTCCGGCGCCGTCTTCGGGCCAAGGTCAAGGCGCCCGCCGCACCTGCCTCGCCGTCCAGCGCCTTTACGACGCCCCAGGGCAGAACGACGTCCTGTGGCAGTTCCGCTTCGCGGACGACGGGTCCGACGATGTCGTCATGCGCAATCGCGTGTACGGCACCTGGCACAACTACGGCGACGAGAGAAGGTTGATGCAATTCATTGTCGAGGCCATCCCCCCAAGAGCAGAGCCGCCTGAACTTCCGCCTGTAGTTTGG CCTCCAGCGGTGCCCATCGGTGGCCCGATCCGCCGCCAGCGCCGCCGGGTCGTCCAGGCGCAACCGGTGCTTCGGCGGAAGATCCACTATGTGCGGGCAGACGATCAGGGGAACTTCAGCCCGCTTGTCTGGAGGATGCTATGGTTCGATGGCCGGTCCGTGTTGCACCTGAGGAGAGATCTAGCAGCCGAGCTGGGTGTAGGTGAAGCCAACGTCCTAGACATCACGATGTGCGTGCGGGCTGGCTCTAACGGCCGGCTGACTCCACTGGTCATCGACCTGCCTTTCGATGAGCAGGCCATGGACATCGTCGTCCTCGCCACTGATTCACCAG CTGCTGAAGCTTTAGTGCACCCAGATGTTGCTGCACCGTAG